A genomic region of Gossypium hirsutum isolate 1008001.06 chromosome D01, Gossypium_hirsutum_v2.1, whole genome shotgun sequence contains the following coding sequences:
- the LOC107922320 gene encoding protein PLANT CADMIUM RESISTANCE 2, whose protein sequence is MQSSGQPHDEAPWSVGFCDCFSDMKTCCIACWCPCITFGQIAEIVDKASTSCGASGALYTLIMFITGLPCFYSCFYRSKLRKQYKLKGGSCGDCMLHFCCETCALTQEYRELQNHGFDMSIGWHANVEKNQGLAMAPVVEKGMSK, encoded by the exons ATGCAATCATCAGGGCAGCCTCATGATGAAGCTCCTTGGTCCGTCGGATTCTGTGATTGCTTCTCCGACATGAAAACTT GTTGTATTGCATGTTGGTGTCCATGCATCACTTTTGGCCAGATTGCTGAGATTGTTGACAAAGCGTCAACTT CTTGTGGGGCAAGTGGGGCGCTATACACATTAATAATGTTTATCACGGGGCTTCCATGCTTCTATTCCTGCTTTTACCGATCCAAACTGAGAAAGCAGTATAAGTTGAAGGGCGGCAGTTGTGGCGATTGCATGCTTCATTTTTGCTGCGAGACTTGTGCCTTGACTCAAGAGTATCGTGAGCTCCAGAACCATGGATTCGACATGTCTATCG gATGGCATGCAAACGTGGAGAAGAACCAAGGCCTGGCGATGGCTCCAGTGGTGGAGAAAGGGATGAGCAAATAG